Proteins encoded in a region of the Streptomyces sp. PCS3-D2 genome:
- a CDS encoding lipopolysaccharide biosynthesis protein, producing MKTLLNKLSAALPPGTVAVAGGTVVLGGASYAHLGVAGHSLSDAGYANVSVLWTIVMSLGIGIFFPLEQELTRIVSARVVLGQGAAPVLRRAGLLTAGILGATLLVLGLGAGPLADLLFHGDRALVAALGAAFTGMAVCYLTRGVLAGLGRFGAYGTQLAVDGGLRIVLAFGCALLGLHSALAFSLILAVAPVVATLVTLPPLLRAVGPGEQIAWRELCGGLGLLVCATLLSQLVVNAAVMSTKLLAPSDSALIAALMSATVLARVPLFVFGSLQASLLSGLTAAFTAGDRVAFWAMLRRIAMVVGALGLLGGLPATALGPWLIEVLFGIQDPVLGSFDFFLLSAGTAAYMFAMVLGQALMVFKRHNLQLLCWALGTAVLVGITLIPGEVAVRVIVAYALGSTATVLAMLAALRLSFPGAAAAAGEAPRQSADTDTGAAGVGAVGR from the coding sequence ATGAAGACCCTGCTGAACAAGCTGAGTGCGGCCCTGCCGCCGGGCACCGTCGCGGTGGCCGGCGGCACCGTCGTGCTCGGCGGCGCCTCGTACGCCCACCTGGGCGTGGCCGGTCACAGCCTGTCCGATGCGGGCTATGCCAACGTCTCGGTGCTGTGGACGATCGTGATGTCCCTCGGCATCGGCATCTTCTTCCCCCTGGAGCAGGAGCTCACCCGGATCGTCTCCGCCCGGGTGGTCCTCGGCCAGGGCGCCGCCCCGGTGCTCCGCCGTGCCGGACTGCTCACCGCCGGAATCCTCGGCGCGACCCTGCTGGTTCTCGGCCTCGGCGCCGGCCCCCTGGCCGACCTGCTGTTCCACGGGGACCGCGCCCTGGTCGCCGCGCTCGGCGCCGCCTTCACCGGCATGGCCGTCTGCTACCTCACCCGCGGCGTGCTGGCGGGCCTCGGCCGCTTCGGCGCCTACGGCACCCAGCTCGCCGTCGACGGCGGGCTGCGGATCGTGCTCGCCTTCGGGTGCGCCCTCCTCGGACTGCACTCGGCACTGGCCTTCAGTCTCATCCTGGCCGTCGCGCCGGTGGTGGCGACGCTGGTGACGCTGCCCCCGCTGCTGCGCGCGGTCGGTCCGGGCGAGCAGATCGCCTGGCGGGAACTGTGCGGCGGCCTCGGCCTGCTGGTCTGCGCGACGCTGCTGTCCCAACTGGTCGTGAACGCGGCCGTGATGAGCACCAAGCTGCTGGCGCCGTCCGACAGCGCGCTGATCGCGGCGCTGATGAGCGCGACGGTCCTCGCACGTGTTCCGCTCTTCGTCTTCGGCTCGCTCCAGGCCTCGCTGCTCAGCGGCCTGACCGCGGCCTTCACCGCCGGCGACCGCGTGGCCTTCTGGGCGATGCTGCGCCGGATCGCGATGGTGGTCGGGGCGCTCGGCCTGCTCGGCGGCCTGCCCGCCACCGCCCTCGGCCCCTGGCTCATCGAGGTGCTCTTCGGCATCCAGGACCCGGTACTGGGAAGCTTCGACTTCTTCCTGCTGTCCGCGGGCACCGCGGCGTACATGTTCGCGATGGTGCTGGGACAGGCGCTCATGGTATTCAAGCGCCACAACCTCCAGTTGCTCTGCTGGGCCCTCGGTACCGCGGTCCTGGTGGGCATCACACTGATCCCCGGCGAGGTGGCCGTGCGCGTGATCGTCGCCTACGCCCTGGGCTCGACCGCCACCGTGCTCGCTATGCTGGCAGCCCTCAGGCTGAGCTTCCCCGGAGCCGCGGCCGCAGCCGGTGAAGCCCCCCGGCAGTCGGCCGACACCGACACCGGCGCCGCGGGTGTGGGCGCGGTCGGGAGATGA
- the rplD gene encoding 50S ribosomal protein L4, with product MSTIDILSPAGDKAGTVELPAEIFDAKTSVPLIHQVVVAQLAAARQGTHKTKTRGEVRGGGKKPYRQKGTGRARQGSTRAPQFAGGGVVHGPVPRDYSQRTPKKMKAAALRGALSDRARHSRIHVVTGVVEGAASTKAAKTLFGKISERKNLLLVAERSDELAWLSARNLPQVHILEPGQLNTYDVIVSDDVVFTQAALESFVSGPKADETEGSDA from the coding sequence ATGAGCACCATTGACATCCTTTCGCCGGCAGGCGACAAGGCCGGTACCGTCGAGCTCCCCGCGGAGATCTTCGACGCGAAGACCAGCGTTCCGCTGATCCACCAGGTCGTCGTCGCGCAGCTGGCCGCTGCCCGTCAGGGCACGCACAAGACCAAGACCCGCGGTGAAGTCCGTGGTGGTGGCAAGAAGCCTTACCGCCAGAAGGGCACCGGCCGCGCCCGTCAGGGTTCGACCCGCGCTCCGCAGTTCGCCGGCGGTGGCGTCGTCCACGGCCCCGTGCCGCGTGACTACTCGCAGCGGACCCCGAAGAAGATGAAGGCTGCCGCCCTCCGCGGTGCCCTCTCGGACCGCGCGCGTCACTCCCGCATCCACGTCGTCACCGGCGTGGTCGAGGGTGCCGCCTCCACCAAGGCCGCCAAGACGCTGTTCGGCAAGATCTCGGAGCGCAAGAACCTGCTCCTGGTCGCCGAGCGTTCTGACGAGCTGGCGTGGCTGTCCGCCCGCAACCTGCCCCAGGTTCACATCCTGGAGCCGGGCCAGCTGAACACGTACGACGTGATCGTCTCTGACGACGTGGTCTTCACCCAGGCCGCGCTCGAGTCCTTCGTGTCTGGCCCCAAGGCCGATGAGACCGAAGGGAGCGACGCCTGA
- a CDS encoding glycosyltransferase family 2 protein, which translates to MVTFDFMLPYYGDVQLMQDAVRSVLAQTDRDFRLVVIDDGKEPDVPGWFAALGDDRVHYTRNEQNLGITKNFQKCVRLSEADHVVIMGCDDVLHPHYLETVRAIIEERPGIGMVQPGVEVIDGTGRVVQGGLADTTKKRLYAPQVKGRRLMAGEELAASVLRGNWLYFPSIAWRGEVLRKVNFRDDYSVIQDLALVVDLLEAGEQMVIDNSTTVFQYRRHAVSESSVQAFSGTRFAEAERYFTAVAARMDARGWPKAARAARFHSASRLHALTMLPGALRSGNKEGARTLAKHAFTSGQN; encoded by the coding sequence ATGGTGACCTTCGACTTCATGCTCCCCTACTACGGGGACGTGCAACTGATGCAGGACGCCGTCCGCAGCGTCCTGGCGCAGACGGACCGGGACTTCCGCCTCGTCGTGATCGACGACGGCAAGGAACCCGACGTACCGGGCTGGTTCGCCGCGCTCGGCGACGACCGCGTGCACTACACGCGCAACGAGCAGAACCTCGGCATCACCAAGAACTTCCAGAAGTGCGTACGGCTGTCCGAGGCCGACCACGTGGTCATCATGGGCTGCGACGACGTGCTGCACCCGCACTACCTGGAGACCGTCCGCGCGATCATCGAGGAGCGGCCGGGCATCGGCATGGTCCAGCCCGGCGTCGAGGTCATCGACGGCACCGGCCGGGTGGTCCAGGGCGGCCTCGCCGACACCACCAAGAAGCGGCTGTACGCACCCCAGGTGAAGGGCCGCCGCCTGATGGCCGGCGAGGAGCTGGCCGCCAGCGTGCTGCGCGGCAACTGGCTCTACTTCCCCTCGATCGCCTGGCGCGGCGAGGTGCTGCGCAAGGTGAACTTCCGGGACGACTACTCGGTCATCCAGGACCTCGCGCTCGTGGTCGACCTGCTCGAAGCCGGGGAGCAGATGGTCATCGACAACTCCACGACCGTCTTCCAGTACCGCCGGCACGCCGTCAGCGAGTCGTCGGTCCAGGCCTTCTCCGGCACCCGCTTCGCCGAGGCCGAGCGCTACTTCACCGCGGTGGCCGCCCGTATGGACGCCCGCGGCTGGCCGAAGGCGGCCCGCGCGGCGCGCTTCCACAGCGCCTCCCGGCTGCACGCGCTGACCATGCTCCCCGGAGCCCTGCGCAGCGGCAACAAGGAGGGTGCCCGCACGCTGGCGAAGCACGCCTTCACCTCGGGCCAGAACTGA
- the rpsJ gene encoding 30S ribosomal protein S10, whose product MAGQKIRIRLKAYDHEVIDSSAKKIVETVTRTGASVAGPVPLPTEKNVYCVIKSPHKYKDSREHFEMRTHKRLIDILDPTPKTVDSLMRLDLPAGVDIEIKL is encoded by the coding sequence ATGGCGGGACAGAAGATCCGCATCCGGCTCAAGGCCTACGACCACGAGGTCATCGACTCCTCGGCGAAGAAGATCGTCGAGACGGTGACCCGCACTGGTGCGTCGGTCGCGGGCCCGGTGCCGCTGCCCACTGAGAAGAACGTGTACTGCGTCATCAAGTCGCCGCACAAGTACAAGGACTCGCGCGAGCACTTCGAGATGCGCACGCACAAGCGCCTGATCGACATCCTCGACCCGACGCCCAAGACCGTTGACTCGCTGATGCGCCTGGACCTTCCGGCCGGCGTTGACATCGAGATCAAGCTCTGA
- the rfbB gene encoding dTDP-glucose 4,6-dehydratase, translated as MRILVTGGAGFIGSEFVRQQLGADATAQVTVFDKLTYSGVEANLAPVAGHSGYRFVQGDICDAEAVDQVMAGHDVVVHFAAESHVDRSIAGAGPFVMTNVVGTQVLLDAARKHGVGRFVHISTDEVYGSISEGSWTEEWPLVPNSPYSASKASSDLLALAYARTHGMDVVVTRCSNNYGHYQFPEKVIPLFVSNLMDGKKVPLYGNGGNVRDWLHVSDHCRGIDLAMRKGRAGEVYNIGGGTELTNKELTGVLLEAAGLGWDMVEHVEDRKGHDLRYSIDISKIGAELGYAPQVTFEDGIKATIAWYRENRAWWEPLKAKAALQK; from the coding sequence ATGCGCATCCTCGTGACCGGCGGCGCCGGCTTCATCGGTTCAGAATTCGTCCGCCAGCAGCTCGGTGCAGACGCCACGGCGCAGGTCACCGTCTTCGACAAGCTGACCTACTCGGGCGTCGAGGCGAACCTCGCTCCGGTCGCGGGCCACAGCGGATACCGCTTCGTCCAGGGCGACATCTGCGACGCCGAGGCCGTCGACCAGGTGATGGCCGGCCACGACGTGGTCGTGCACTTCGCCGCCGAGTCCCACGTGGACCGGTCGATCGCCGGTGCGGGCCCCTTCGTCATGACGAACGTCGTCGGCACCCAGGTGCTGCTGGACGCCGCCCGCAAGCACGGGGTCGGCCGCTTCGTCCACATCTCCACCGACGAGGTCTACGGATCGATCAGCGAGGGCTCCTGGACGGAGGAGTGGCCGCTGGTGCCGAACTCCCCCTACTCCGCCTCCAAGGCATCCTCCGACCTGTTGGCGCTGGCGTACGCGCGCACCCACGGCATGGACGTGGTGGTCACCCGCTGCTCCAACAACTACGGGCACTACCAGTTCCCGGAGAAGGTCATCCCGCTGTTCGTCTCGAACCTGATGGACGGCAAGAAGGTCCCGCTGTACGGCAACGGCGGAAACGTCCGCGACTGGCTGCACGTCTCCGACCACTGCCGGGGCATCGACCTGGCCATGCGCAAGGGCCGGGCCGGCGAGGTCTACAACATCGGTGGCGGCACCGAGCTCACCAACAAGGAGCTCACCGGCGTCCTGCTGGAGGCCGCGGGCCTGGGCTGGGACATGGTCGAGCACGTCGAGGACCGCAAGGGCCACGACCTGCGCTACTCCATCGACATCAGCAAGATCGGCGCCGAGCTGGGTTACGCCCCCCAGGTCACCTTCGAGGACGGCATCAAGGCCACCATCGCGTGGTACCGCGAGAACCGCGCCTGGTGGGAGCCGCTGAAGGCGAAGGCGGCCCTGCAGAAGTGA
- the rfbD gene encoding dTDP-4-dehydrorhamnose reductase: MLGRDVLTVLKRAGIEAVGRNRADLDITDPAAVRAAVEGAAVVVNCAAWTDVDGAESAEEAATAVNGTAVRVLAEACAAAGVRLIHVSTDYVLPGDASEPYREDAVTGPVNAYGRSKLVGEQAVTELLPQDGYVVRTAWLYGEHGSNFVATMLKLAAQRDSLDVVDDQHGQPTWSYALAGRLVDLGLAALRGRAAGGIYHGTASGRTTWRGLAREAYRLSGLDPERIRPTTSEAFVRPAARPAFSVLAHDAWQQKAGLEPLADWREQLALALATPGFAALAEAARDGRAG, translated from the coding sequence ATGCTCGGCCGGGACGTCCTGACCGTCCTGAAGCGCGCCGGGATCGAGGCCGTGGGCCGCAACCGCGCCGATCTCGACATCACCGACCCGGCCGCGGTCCGGGCCGCGGTCGAGGGCGCTGCCGTGGTCGTGAACTGCGCTGCCTGGACGGACGTCGACGGTGCCGAGAGCGCCGAGGAGGCCGCGACCGCCGTCAACGGCACCGCCGTGCGCGTCCTCGCCGAGGCGTGCGCCGCCGCCGGCGTGCGGCTGATCCACGTCTCCACCGACTACGTGCTGCCCGGCGACGCCTCGGAGCCGTACCGCGAGGACGCCGTGACCGGCCCGGTCAACGCCTACGGACGCTCCAAGCTGGTCGGCGAGCAGGCCGTCACCGAACTGCTGCCGCAGGACGGCTACGTCGTACGGACCGCCTGGCTGTACGGCGAGCACGGGTCGAACTTCGTTGCCACCATGCTGAAGCTGGCCGCCCAGCGCGACTCGCTCGACGTGGTCGACGATCAGCACGGCCAACCCACCTGGTCCTACGCGCTCGCCGGCCGGCTGGTCGACCTCGGACTGGCCGCCCTCCGGGGCCGGGCCGCCGGCGGGATCTACCACGGCACCGCGAGCGGCCGGACCACCTGGAGGGGACTGGCCCGCGAGGCCTACCGCCTGAGCGGTCTGGATCCCGAGCGGATCCGGCCGACGACCTCCGAGGCGTTCGTCCGCCCCGCCGCCCGCCCCGCCTTCAGCGTGCTCGCACACGACGCGTGGCAGCAGAAGGCCGGACTGGAGCCGCTTGCCGACTGGCGCGAACAGCTGGCCCTGGCGCTGGCCACCCCCGGCTTCGCCGCACTCGCCGAGGCGGCCCGGGACGGCCGCGCGGGATGA
- a CDS encoding DUF2304 domain-containing protein codes for MKYFWIQLVLIVGSVSMALVFIRTWSQAKNRAWKRIAFSLFVIVNVYAVLRPTDVTWLAQKLGVGRGTDLVLYVMVLAMGFLTLNTFLRFRSLEKKITDLARTVAINEGMRHNDERLAPEPGAAGDTTADADSVKA; via the coding sequence ATGAAGTACTTCTGGATCCAGCTCGTCCTGATCGTCGGCTCCGTGTCGATGGCCCTGGTGTTCATCCGGACGTGGAGCCAGGCGAAGAACCGGGCCTGGAAGCGCATCGCCTTCTCCCTGTTCGTCATCGTCAACGTGTACGCCGTGCTCCGCCCGACGGACGTCACCTGGCTCGCCCAGAAGCTCGGCGTCGGCCGCGGCACCGACCTCGTGCTCTACGTGATGGTCCTGGCGATGGGCTTCCTCACGCTCAACACCTTCCTGCGGTTCCGCTCGCTGGAGAAGAAGATCACCGACCTCGCCCGGACGGTGGCCATCAACGAGGGCATGCGCCACAACGACGAGCGCCTGGCCCCCGAGCCCGGTGCCGCCGGCGACACCACGGCCGACGCCGACTCCGTGAAGGCCTGA
- the rplW gene encoding 50S ribosomal protein L23 → MSEATVTSKTFTDPRDLLIKPVVSEKSYALLDENKYTFIVAPGANKTQIKQAVEAVFSVKVTGVNTINRQGKRKRTKTGFGKRANTKRAIVTLAEGNRIDIFGGQAS, encoded by the coding sequence ATGTCTGAGGCGACCGTTACCAGCAAGACCTTCACCGACCCGCGCGACCTGCTGATCAAGCCGGTCGTCTCGGAGAAGAGCTACGCGCTGCTGGACGAGAACAAGTACACGTTCATCGTCGCGCCCGGCGCCAACAAGACCCAGATCAAGCAGGCCGTCGAGGCGGTCTTCTCGGTCAAGGTCACCGGGGTCAACACGATCAACCGTCAGGGTAAGCGCAAGCGCACCAAGACCGGTTTCGGCAAGCGCGCCAACACCAAGCGCGCCATCGTGACCCTTGCCGAGGGCAACCGTATCGACATCTTCGGCGGCCAGGCCTCCTAA
- the rplC gene encoding 50S ribosomal protein L3 has product MAKQIKGVLGEKLGMTQVWDENNRVVPVTVVKAGPCVVTQVRTNDIDGYESVQIAFGEIDPRKVNKPLKGHFAKADVTPRRHLVELRTSDASEYTLGQEITAEVFESGVKVDVTGNSKGKGFAGVMKRHNFRGLGAGHGVQRKHRSPGSIGGCATPGRVFKGMRMAGRMGNERVTTQNLTIHAVDAEKGLLLIKGAVPGPNGGLVLVRTAAKGA; this is encoded by the coding sequence ATGGCTAAGCAGATCAAGGGCGTCCTGGGCGAGAAGCTCGGCATGACCCAGGTCTGGGACGAGAACAACCGTGTCGTCCCGGTGACCGTTGTCAAGGCCGGACCCTGCGTCGTCACCCAGGTCCGTACGAACGACATCGACGGCTACGAGTCGGTCCAGATCGCCTTCGGCGAGATCGACCCGCGCAAGGTGAACAAGCCCCTCAAGGGCCACTTCGCCAAGGCCGACGTGACCCCCCGCCGCCACCTGGTGGAGCTCCGCACCTCCGACGCCAGCGAGTACACGCTCGGCCAGGAGATCACTGCTGAGGTGTTCGAGTCCGGCGTCAAGGTTGACGTCACGGGCAACAGCAAGGGCAAGGGCTTCGCCGGTGTCATGAAGCGGCACAACTTCCGGGGCCTCGGCGCCGGTCACGGTGTGCAGCGCAAGCACCGCTCCCCCGGTTCGATCGGTGGCTGCGCCACCCCTGGGCGTGTCTTCAAGGGCATGCGCATGGCCGGTCGCATGGGTAACGAGCGCGTCACCACCCAGAACCTGACCATCCACGCGGTAGACGCGGAGAAGGGCCTGCTCCTCATCAAGGGTGCAGTCCCCGGTCCGAACGGCGGCCTCGTCCTGGTCCGTACCGCGGCCAAGGGGGCTTGA
- a CDS encoding N-acetylmuramoyl-L-alanine amidase, with amino-acid sequence MKIGRARGTALAAALGVVAVLGIQGFANGTGNSGEGDVSPYSARAREKGPVEGELHKIALKPKGRGEAVLAQQDTEPFGLLGVSWNDPEAEVKGKIEARTRDADSGKWSKWVVLEQAEAELDGKRPGLRGATEPVWVGPSDGAEVRVTGGGALPAGMELNLVDPGAGAAKAKKNNNLGLGPAAFALPAADPAPTTPGPESTAPRPDVVSRVQWGADESLNDEGPIYLPGGKIKAVFVHHTAATTPYECTESAAIVRSLHVYHVQGNGWRDLGYNFLVDKCGTIFEGRQGGVDQPVQGAHTYGWNSESTSVSVLGDYTSAGASAAALGAISKVAAYKLGQYDGDMNGTAVLTAGATQANYFGKSYTAGQQYEFKSLSGHRDGFNTQCPGNSLYPQLEALRQTGPAAQLKIASVNGATASPGATLPSGAALTVDWTTSTATGRLAKFELLVDGEATAVTDAAARKATTVVTDGKHEVRVRATAANGKVSTSLAVTVEADVKGAKFVPLSPKRLMDTREGLGVRKGPVGSGEVVTLPVAAATGGTPTAVVLNVTATNPTQPSFVSVYPSGTARSSASNLNFTPGQTIPNLVVVPVVDGKVNFYNNQGTVDLIADITGYFTSTADGATQTNFGPKRLMDTRTGTGVPAAPVGSGGVVTLPVAGVDGIPASGVKAVVLNVTATNPTQPSFVSVFPSGTARSSASNLNFTPGQTIPNLVVVPVVDGKVSFYNNQGTVDLIADITGYFSDSPTGATHANFGPKRLMDTRTGTGVRKGPVTGGSVVTLPVAGVGGVPASGVKAVVLNVTATNPTEASFVSVFPSGTTRTSASNLNFTPGLTIPNLVVVPVVDGKVSFYNNSGSVDLIADITGYFS; translated from the coding sequence TTGAAGATAGGTCGTGCACGCGGGACGGCTCTGGCCGCCGCGCTGGGCGTCGTGGCGGTCCTGGGCATCCAGGGCTTCGCCAACGGCACGGGCAATTCCGGCGAGGGCGACGTATCGCCCTACAGCGCCCGCGCCCGTGAGAAGGGCCCGGTCGAGGGGGAACTGCACAAGATCGCTCTCAAGCCCAAGGGAAGGGGCGAGGCCGTCCTCGCCCAGCAGGACACCGAGCCGTTCGGGCTCCTCGGCGTCTCCTGGAACGACCCCGAGGCCGAGGTGAAGGGCAAGATCGAGGCCCGCACCCGTGACGCCGACAGCGGCAAGTGGTCGAAGTGGGTCGTGCTGGAGCAGGCCGAGGCCGAACTCGACGGCAAGCGCCCGGGACTGCGCGGCGCCACCGAGCCCGTCTGGGTCGGCCCGTCCGACGGCGCCGAGGTGCGGGTGACCGGGGGCGGCGCCCTGCCCGCGGGCATGGAGCTGAACCTGGTCGACCCGGGTGCCGGCGCCGCGAAGGCCAAGAAGAACAACAACCTGGGTCTCGGCCCGGCCGCCTTCGCCCTCCCCGCCGCGGACCCCGCGCCGACGACGCCGGGACCGGAGTCGACCGCCCCGCGCCCGGACGTGGTCTCCCGCGTCCAGTGGGGCGCCGACGAGTCCCTGAACGACGAGGGCCCGATCTACCTGCCCGGCGGGAAGATCAAGGCCGTCTTCGTCCACCACACCGCGGCCACCACGCCCTACGAATGCACCGAGTCCGCGGCCATCGTCCGCAGCCTGCACGTCTACCACGTACAGGGCAACGGCTGGCGCGACCTCGGCTACAACTTCCTCGTCGACAAGTGCGGGACGATCTTCGAGGGCCGGCAGGGCGGTGTGGACCAGCCCGTCCAGGGCGCCCACACCTACGGCTGGAACTCCGAGTCGACGAGCGTCTCCGTCCTCGGTGACTACACCAGCGCCGGGGCCTCCGCCGCCGCGCTGGGCGCCATCTCCAAGGTCGCCGCCTACAAGCTGGGCCAGTACGACGGCGACATGAACGGCACCGCGGTGCTGACCGCGGGCGCCACGCAGGCGAACTACTTCGGCAAGAGCTACACCGCCGGACAGCAGTACGAGTTCAAGTCGCTCTCCGGCCACCGGGACGGCTTCAACACCCAGTGCCCGGGCAACTCGCTCTACCCGCAGCTCGAAGCGCTCCGCCAGACGGGCCCCGCGGCCCAGCTGAAGATCGCCTCGGTGAACGGCGCGACGGCCTCGCCGGGCGCCACCCTCCCGAGCGGCGCCGCCCTGACGGTCGACTGGACCACCAGCACGGCCACCGGCCGACTGGCCAAGTTCGAGCTGCTCGTGGACGGCGAGGCCACCGCGGTGACCGACGCCGCGGCCCGCAAGGCGACCACCGTCGTCACCGACGGCAAGCACGAGGTCCGGGTCAGGGCGACCGCCGCGAACGGCAAGGTCTCCACGAGCCTCGCGGTCACCGTCGAGGCGGACGTCAAGGGCGCCAAGTTCGTCCCCCTGAGCCCGAAGCGCCTGATGGACACCCGCGAGGGCCTCGGTGTCCGCAAGGGCCCGGTCGGCAGCGGCGAAGTGGTCACCCTGCCGGTGGCCGCCGCCACCGGCGGCACGCCCACCGCGGTGGTGCTGAACGTGACGGCGACGAACCCGACGCAGCCGAGCTTCGTGTCGGTGTACCCGAGCGGCACGGCCCGCTCCAGCGCCTCGAACCTGAACTTCACCCCGGGCCAGACGATCCCCAACCTGGTGGTCGTGCCGGTCGTGGACGGCAAGGTGAACTTCTACAACAACCAGGGCACCGTCGACCTGATCGCCGACATCACCGGTTACTTCACCTCGACCGCCGACGGCGCCACGCAGACCAACTTCGGTCCGAAGCGCCTGATGGACACCCGTACCGGCACCGGCGTCCCGGCCGCTCCGGTCGGCAGCGGCGGCGTGGTCACCCTGCCCGTGGCGGGCGTCGACGGCATCCCGGCCAGCGGTGTGAAGGCCGTCGTGCTGAACGTGACGGCGACGAACCCGACGCAGCCGAGCTTCGTGTCGGTGTTCCCGAGCGGCACGGCCCGCTCCAGCGCCTCGAACCTGAACTTCACCCCGGGCCAGACGATCCCCAACCTGGTGGTCGTGCCGGTCGTGGACGGCAAGGTGAGCTTCTACAACAACCAGGGCACCGTCGACCTGATCGCCGACATCACCGGCTACTTCTCGGACAGCCCCACCGGCGCCACGCACGCGAACTTCGGCCCGAAGCGCCTGATGGACACCCGCACCGGCACCGGCGTCCGCAAGGGCCCGGTCACCGGCGGCAGCGTGGTCACGCTGCCCGTGGCGGGCGTCGGCGGCGTTCCGGCCAGCGGTGTGAAGGCCGTCGTGCTGAACGTGACCGCGACCAACCCGACCGAGGCCAGCTTCGTGTCGGTGTTCCCGAGCGGCACGACCCGCACGAGCGCCTCGAACCTGAACTTCACCCCCGGCCTGACCATCCCCAACCTGGTGGTCGTGCCCGTGGTGGACGGCAAGGTCAGCTTCTACAACAACTCCGGTTCCGTGGACCTCATCGCGGACATCACGGGGTACTTCAGCTAG
- a CDS encoding glycosyltransferase family 2 protein, with protein sequence MSQYDDVWLVIPAYNEGQVIADVVEGARKTFPNIVVVDDGSTDDSAEHIATTGAHLVRHPVNLGQGAALQTGLKYALAQPGSRYFATFDADGQHQTKDVETMVGVLRRDEADVVLGSRFIEQNGQVPWIKQVVLRTAAAVSPTARKLKLTDAHNGLRVLSRKAAEQLNITMNGMAHASELVGFLAGSDLRVTEVPVDILYTEYSRSKGQSLINGVNIIFDISLRERGRR encoded by the coding sequence GTGTCCCAATACGACGATGTCTGGCTGGTCATACCGGCCTATAACGAGGGCCAGGTGATCGCCGATGTGGTCGAAGGGGCCCGCAAGACGTTCCCCAACATCGTCGTCGTCGACGACGGCAGCACGGACGACTCGGCCGAGCACATAGCGACCACCGGTGCCCACCTGGTCCGCCACCCGGTGAACCTGGGTCAGGGCGCGGCTCTCCAGACCGGTCTGAAGTACGCGCTCGCCCAGCCCGGTTCCCGCTACTTCGCGACCTTCGACGCCGACGGTCAGCACCAGACCAAGGACGTCGAGACGATGGTCGGCGTGCTGCGGCGGGACGAGGCCGACGTGGTGCTCGGCTCGCGCTTCATCGAGCAGAACGGCCAGGTGCCGTGGATCAAGCAGGTCGTCCTGCGCACGGCCGCCGCGGTCAGTCCCACCGCCCGCAAGCTCAAGCTCACCGACGCGCACAACGGTCTGCGCGTCCTGAGCCGGAAGGCCGCCGAGCAGCTGAACATCACCATGAACGGCATGGCGCACGCCTCGGAGCTGGTCGGTTTCCTGGCGGGTTCCGACCTGCGGGTCACCGAGGTCCCGGTGGACATCCTCTACACCGAATACTCGCGCTCCAAGGGCCAGTCCCTCATCAACGGCGTGAACATCATCTTTGACATTTCGCTGCGGGAGCGTGGGCGTCGATGA